Proteins co-encoded in one Ralstonia sp. RRA genomic window:
- the radA gene encoding DNA repair protein RadA, whose amino-acid sequence MAKSKTVYTCTECGGTAPKWAGQCPHCQQWNTLVETVAQPASGAGARFQSLASSATVRKLSEIDAEDVPRFSSGIDEFDRVLGGGLVGGGVVLIGGDPGIGKSTLLLQALSNLSATRRVLYVSGEESGSQIALRAHRLGIESQNLALLAEIQLERIQATIETEKPEVVVIDSIQTLYSEALTSAPGSVAQVRECAAQLTRIAKRLDVTTILVGHVTKEGALAGPRVLEHIVDTVLYFEGDTHSSYRLVRAFKNRFGAVNELGVFAMTERGLRGVANPSALFLSQHEQVVPGSCVLVTQEGTRPLLVEIQALVDTANVPNPRRLAVGLEQNRLAMLLAVLHRHAGIACFDQDVFLNAVGGVKITEPAADLAVLLAIHSSMRNKPLPRGLVVFGEIGLAGEIRPTPRGQERLKEAAKLGFSIAVIPKANAPKQAIDGLEVIAVERIEQAIDRVRALEA is encoded by the coding sequence TTGGCCAAGAGCAAGACGGTCTATACGTGCACCGAATGCGGTGGCACGGCACCGAAATGGGCGGGGCAGTGCCCGCATTGCCAGCAGTGGAACACGCTGGTGGAAACCGTGGCACAGCCGGCATCCGGCGCGGGCGCGCGCTTCCAATCACTGGCATCGAGCGCGACGGTACGCAAGCTGTCGGAGATCGACGCGGAAGACGTGCCGCGCTTCTCCAGCGGCATTGATGAGTTTGACCGTGTACTGGGCGGTGGCCTGGTCGGTGGTGGCGTGGTGCTGATCGGCGGCGATCCGGGCATCGGCAAGTCGACGCTGCTGCTGCAGGCGCTGTCCAACCTGTCGGCCACGCGGCGTGTGCTCTATGTGAGCGGTGAAGAATCCGGCTCGCAGATTGCGCTGCGTGCGCATCGCCTCGGCATCGAAAGCCAGAATCTGGCGCTGCTGGCGGAGATTCAACTCGAACGCATCCAGGCAACCATCGAGACGGAAAAGCCGGAAGTCGTCGTTATCGATTCCATCCAGACGCTGTATTCGGAGGCGTTGACCTCCGCGCCGGGCTCGGTGGCGCAGGTGCGCGAATGCGCGGCGCAACTCACCCGTATTGCCAAGCGGCTCGATGTGACCACCATCCTGGTCGGCCATGTGACCAAGGAAGGCGCGTTGGCGGGCCCGCGTGTGCTGGAGCACATCGTCGATACGGTGCTGTATTTCGAGGGCGATACGCATTCGTCCTACCGGCTGGTGCGCGCGTTCAAGAACCGCTTTGGCGCCGTCAACGAGTTGGGTGTGTTTGCGATGACGGAGCGCGGGTTGCGCGGCGTGGCGAATCCGTCGGCACTGTTTCTGTCGCAGCATGAGCAGGTGGTACCGGGCTCATGCGTGCTGGTCACGCAGGAGGGCACGCGGCCGCTGCTGGTGGAAATCCAGGCATTGGTGGATACGGCCAACGTGCCGAACCCGCGCCGCCTGGCAGTGGGCCTGGAGCAGAACCGCTTGGCGATGTTGCTGGCGGTGCTCCATCGCCATGCCGGCATTGCGTGCTTTGACCAGGACGTGTTCCTCAATGCTGTGGGCGGGGTGAAGATCACCGAGCCGGCAGCCGACTTGGCGGTGTTGCTGGCGATTCATTCGTCGATGCGCAATAAGCCGCTGCCGCGCGGGCTGGTCGTGTTTGGTGAGATTGGCTTGGCCGGAGAGATTCGCCCGACGCCGCGCGGCCAGGAGCGGTTGAAGGAAGCCGCCAAGCTGGGTTTCTCGATCGCCGTCATCCCGAAAGCCAATGCGCCCAAACAGGCGATCGATGGGCTGGAGGTGATTGCGGTTGAGCGTATCGAGCAGGCGATTGACCGCGTGCGGGCGTTGGAGGCTTGA
- the alr gene encoding alanine racemase, with product MPRPIQAVIHGPALANNLQVARRHAPNSRVWAVVKANAYGHGIERAYEGLRQADGFGLLDLDEAVRVRQLGWQGPVLLLEGFFKPEDLAIVEQYRLTTTVHSEDQLRMLELARLKGPISVQLKINTGMSRLGFMPAAYRAAWERARAISGVGTIVHMTHFSDADGPRGIEHQLAAFELATQGLPGEASLSNSAATLWHPKAHRDWVRPGVIMYGASPTGLASDIEGTGLMPAMSLKSELIAIQDLQPGDTIGYGSRFVAERPMRIGVVACGYADGYPRHAPGWGDQFTPVLVDGERTHTVGRVSMDMITVDLSGLPNARVGTSVTLWGEGLPIDDVAHAAGTVGYELMCAVAPRVPVTVEPVETADAGELGKAA from the coding sequence ATGCCAAGACCCATTCAGGCCGTCATCCACGGCCCCGCACTTGCCAACAATCTCCAGGTTGCCCGCCGCCATGCACCCAACTCGCGCGTGTGGGCGGTCGTCAAGGCCAATGCCTACGGCCACGGTATCGAACGCGCCTACGAGGGCCTGCGCCAGGCCGATGGCTTCGGGCTGCTCGATCTCGATGAGGCCGTCCGTGTGCGCCAGCTTGGCTGGCAGGGGCCGGTTCTGCTGCTGGAGGGTTTTTTCAAGCCCGAAGACCTCGCCATCGTCGAGCAGTATCGCCTGACCACCACCGTCCATAGCGAAGACCAACTGCGCATGCTGGAACTGGCCCGCCTGAAAGGGCCCATCAGTGTGCAGCTCAAGATCAACACGGGTATGAGCCGCCTGGGCTTCATGCCGGCGGCTTACCGTGCCGCGTGGGAACGTGCCCGTGCCATCTCCGGCGTTGGCACCATCGTCCACATGACGCATTTTTCCGATGCGGATGGCCCGCGTGGCATTGAGCACCAGCTCGCTGCCTTCGAGCTGGCTACGCAAGGATTGCCGGGCGAGGCATCGCTGTCGAACTCCGCCGCCACGCTGTGGCACCCGAAGGCGCACCGCGACTGGGTGCGCCCGGGCGTGATCATGTACGGCGCCTCGCCGACGGGCCTGGCCAGCGATATCGAAGGCACCGGCCTGATGCCCGCCATGTCGCTCAAGAGCGAACTGATCGCCATCCAGGATCTGCAGCCGGGCGACACCATCGGTTACGGCTCGCGCTTCGTGGCAGAGCGCCCGATGCGCATCGGCGTGGTGGCATGCGGCTATGCAGACGGCTACCCGCGCCACGCCCCAGGTTGGGGTGACCAGTTCACGCCGGTGCTGGTCGACGGCGAGCGCACGCACACGGTGGGGCGCGTATCGATGGACATGATTACCGTCGATCTGTCGGGCCTGCCGAACGCCCGCGTTGGCACGTCCGTCACGCTGTGGGGCGAAGGTCTGCCCATCGATGATGTGGCGCATGCCGCTGGTACCGTCGGCTATGAACTGATGTGCGCGGTCGCGCCGCGCGTGCCGGTCACAGTCGAGCCGGTTGAGACCGCGGACGCGGGCGAGCTCGGCAAGGCAGCCTGA
- the lplT gene encoding lysophospholipid transporter LplT, with protein MKKGFYIIMAAQFFSSLADNALLIAAIALLTEMHAPQWMTPLLKLFFVLSYVLLAAFVGAFADSRPKGRVMLITNAIKLIGCGVMLTGVHPLLAYGVVGFGAAAYSPAKYGILTELLPPEKLVAANGWIEGLTVSSIILGTVLGGALISKHVSTWLLAFDIPGLEAIDTPAEAAMLVIMAIYLIAALFNLRIPDTGARYPQQEKNPVRLISEFADCFNALWRDRLGQISLAVTTLFWGAGATLQFIVLKWAEQSLELNLSQGAILQAVVAVGVAAGAMAAAVKIPLRRSLDVLPVGVAMGAVVMLMAFYTKHTIPEVTFHIGEFKLPLYMLIAYLFLMVVGAMSGFFVVPMNALLQHRGHVLLSAGHSIAVQNFNENVSVLLMLCLYALLIKFNVPVSIVIVSFGIFVCITMALVMRRHRINEKLFHTAALIGEDKHH; from the coding sequence ATGAAGAAGGGCTTTTACATCATCATGGCGGCGCAGTTTTTTTCGTCGCTCGCCGACAATGCGCTGCTCATCGCCGCCATCGCCCTTCTGACAGAGATGCATGCGCCGCAGTGGATGACCCCGCTGCTCAAATTGTTCTTCGTGCTCTCTTACGTTCTGCTTGCCGCGTTCGTGGGCGCCTTTGCAGACTCCCGGCCCAAGGGCCGCGTGATGCTCATCACCAATGCCATCAAGCTGATCGGCTGCGGCGTCATGCTCACCGGCGTACATCCGCTACTCGCTTACGGCGTGGTGGGCTTTGGCGCGGCGGCCTATTCTCCGGCCAAGTACGGCATCCTCACCGAGCTGCTCCCCCCAGAAAAACTGGTTGCCGCCAACGGCTGGATCGAAGGACTTACAGTCAGTTCGATCATCCTCGGCACGGTGCTGGGCGGCGCACTGATCTCCAAGCATGTGTCGACGTGGCTGTTGGCGTTTGATATTCCCGGCCTGGAAGCCATCGACACGCCGGCGGAAGCGGCCATGCTCGTCATCATGGCGATCTACCTGATCGCGGCGCTGTTCAATCTGCGGATTCCCGATACCGGTGCGCGCTACCCGCAGCAAGAGAAGAACCCGGTACGCCTGATCTCCGAATTTGCCGACTGCTTCAACGCGCTGTGGCGCGACCGGCTGGGCCAGATCTCGCTGGCGGTGACGACGCTGTTCTGGGGCGCGGGCGCCACGCTGCAGTTCATCGTGCTGAAGTGGGCAGAACAATCGCTTGAGTTGAACCTCTCGCAGGGCGCCATCCTGCAGGCCGTGGTGGCCGTAGGTGTGGCCGCCGGCGCCATGGCAGCTGCGGTGAAGATCCCGCTGCGCCGCTCGCTCGATGTGCTGCCGGTGGGCGTGGCGATGGGCGCAGTCGTCATGCTGATGGCGTTCTACACCAAGCACACGATTCCCGAAGTCACGTTCCACATTGGCGAGTTCAAGTTGCCGCTGTACATGCTGATCGCCTACCTGTTCCTGATGGTGGTGGGCGCGATGTCGGGCTTCTTTGTGGTGCCGATGAATGCGCTGCTGCAGCACCGTGGGCACGTGCTGCTCTCGGCGGGCCACTCGATCGCCGTGCAGAACTTCAACGAGAACGTTTCGGTGCTGCTGATGCTGTGCCTGTACGCACTGCTCATCAAGTTCAACGTGCCGGTGAGCATCGTAATCGTATCGTTCGGCATCTTCGTGTGCATCACGATGGCGCTGGTGATGCGCCGACATCGCATCAACGAGAAACTGTTCCACACTGCCGCCCTCATCGGCGAGGATAAGCACCACTAA
- a CDS encoding transcriptional regulator GcvA, which produces MASINQGYRANTMRRLPPLGALRAFEAAARHLSFTRAAAELCVTQAAISHQVRQLEDWLGLKLFARHGHALTLTAEGGSYLSELTHLFDGLAEATARLSGRSQDTLRITALPSFASRWLLPRLGGFRAQHPEIDLKLTTSTTLWAHTDDTFDIGIRSGLGRWPGLKADLIAREYLSPVCSPALRESLAAPTDLRHTTLLHDEPKGAWRAWFEHAGVTPPRRTSGVVFNDAGMALQAAVEGQGVALGRLLLAAEDLAVGRLVQPFDVSMPNDFSYWLVYPRASAGRPDVAAFRAWLLAEARGNA; this is translated from the coding sequence ATGGCTTCGATCAACCAGGGTTATCGAGCAAACACGATGCGACGACTGCCGCCGTTGGGTGCGCTACGGGCTTTCGAGGCTGCCGCACGCCACCTGAGCTTCACCCGTGCCGCTGCCGAGTTGTGCGTCACGCAAGCGGCCATCAGCCATCAGGTGAGGCAGCTGGAGGACTGGCTTGGCCTGAAACTGTTTGCCCGACATGGTCATGCACTGACGCTGACGGCAGAAGGCGGCAGCTATCTATCCGAGCTGACGCATCTGTTCGATGGTCTGGCGGAGGCCACTGCGCGTTTGAGCGGGCGCTCGCAGGACACGCTGCGCATCACCGCGTTGCCGTCGTTTGCATCACGCTGGCTGCTGCCGAGGCTGGGCGGCTTCCGCGCGCAGCATCCGGAGATCGATCTGAAGTTGACCACTTCCACCACGCTGTGGGCTCACACCGACGACACCTTCGACATTGGCATCCGCTCGGGGTTGGGCCGCTGGCCCGGCCTGAAGGCTGACCTCATCGCACGTGAGTACCTGAGCCCCGTGTGCAGCCCGGCGTTGCGCGAATCATTGGCAGCGCCGACCGACCTGCGACATACCACGCTGCTGCACGACGAGCCCAAGGGCGCTTGGCGCGCGTGGTTCGAGCACGCCGGTGTGACTCCGCCCCGGCGTACGTCGGGCGTGGTCTTCAACGATGCGGGGATGGCCCTGCAGGCGGCCGTGGAAGGCCAGGGTGTGGCGCTGGGCCGGTTGCTGCTTGCTGCGGAGGATCTGGCGGTAGGGCGGCTGGTGCAGCCGTTCGACGTGAGCATGCCGAACGACTTCAGCTACTGGCTGGTGTATCCGCGTGCCTCGGCCGGGCGGCCAGATGTGGCGGCGTTTCGCGCATGGCTCCTGGCGGAGGCGCGCGGCAACGCTTAG
- a CDS encoding LysE family translocator: MLAWELWAAFFGYAIPMVISPGPGNTLLATAGGRFGIRGSVPFWLGFEAANLVLCLIYGLGLGRVLHDYPAIELALKWVGVLYLLYLAKGFLMPSAKGAAEARDTSRLGFGAGFFCVMVNPKIHSMIVVMFAQFLKPGASMATQAALLTTGFMLVGVTCHFPWIAGGKVVLQRFRSPRALRIQGWIFGLCMLAVAAYVALT, encoded by the coding sequence ATGCTCGCTTGGGAACTGTGGGCCGCCTTCTTCGGCTACGCCATTCCGATGGTCATCAGCCCCGGCCCGGGCAACACGTTACTGGCGACTGCCGGCGGGCGCTTCGGCATCCGTGGCTCAGTCCCGTTCTGGCTGGGCTTTGAAGCGGCAAACCTGGTGCTGTGCCTGATCTACGGCCTGGGTCTCGGCCGTGTGCTGCACGACTATCCGGCCATTGAACTGGCATTGAAATGGGTGGGCGTGCTGTATCTGCTCTATCTCGCCAAAGGCTTCCTGATGCCGTCGGCCAAAGGCGCTGCGGAAGCGCGTGATACCTCGCGCCTGGGTTTTGGCGCGGGCTTCTTCTGCGTGATGGTCAACCCGAAGATCCACTCGATGATCGTCGTGATGTTCGCGCAGTTCCTGAAGCCGGGCGCAAGCATGGCGACACAGGCGGCCTTGTTGACGACGGGCTTCATGCTCGTGGGCGTAACGTGCCACTTCCCCTGGATTGCGGGCGGCAAGGTGGTGCTGCAGCGCTTCCGCTCACCGCGGGCGCTGCGCATTCAGGGGTGGATCTTCGGGCTGTGCATGCTCGCGGTGGCGGCGTATGTCGCCCTCACCTGA
- a CDS encoding uracil-DNA glycosylase yields the protein MNRRSRMLEALGVSNEWVLRGAERAEVEVAEVVEVAVAEPVVAEMAAVAPEPVVARAEVPGVAHAADAPNDAAVPRAQRIAAFDWAQLEDAVSNCTSCKLCERRTNTVFGVGDRQAEWMLIGEAPGENEDKQGEPFVGQAGKLLDSMLRAVGLSREKGVFIANVLKCRPPGNRDPEPDEAAMCDPYLKRQIALVKPRIIVVLGRVAAQNLLQTQTAVSKLRGKVHEVEGVPVVVTYHPAYLLRTLTDKARAWEDLCLARKVYAEHGGQ from the coding sequence ATGAATCGTCGATCTCGCATGCTGGAGGCGCTGGGCGTTTCCAACGAATGGGTGCTGCGCGGCGCCGAGCGGGCTGAGGTGGAAGTCGCTGAAGTCGTCGAGGTTGCCGTTGCCGAGCCGGTTGTCGCTGAGATGGCGGCGGTGGCTCCGGAACCCGTCGTCGCGCGCGCCGAGGTGCCCGGAGTGGCCCACGCAGCCGATGCGCCGAACGACGCTGCCGTGCCCCGCGCGCAACGCATTGCAGCGTTTGACTGGGCGCAGCTGGAAGACGCCGTTTCCAACTGCACGTCGTGCAAATTGTGCGAGCGCCGCACCAATACAGTCTTTGGCGTTGGTGACCGCCAGGCCGAGTGGATGCTGATCGGCGAGGCCCCGGGCGAAAACGAAGACAAGCAAGGCGAGCCCTTTGTCGGCCAGGCCGGCAAGCTGCTCGACAGCATGCTGCGCGCTGTCGGTCTCTCCCGAGAGAAAGGCGTGTTCATCGCCAACGTGCTCAAGTGCCGCCCGCCAGGCAACCGTGATCCGGAGCCGGACGAAGCAGCGATGTGCGACCCGTATCTCAAGCGCCAGATCGCGTTGGTCAAGCCACGCATCATCGTTGTGCTGGGCCGCGTTGCCGCGCAGAACCTGCTGCAGACACAGACGGCCGTGAGCAAGCTGCGCGGCAAGGTGCACGAGGTGGAAGGTGTGCCCGTGGTGGTGACGTACCACCCGGCGTATCTGCTGCGCACGCTTACCGACAAGGCCCGCGCGTGGGAAGACCTGTGCCTCGCGCGCAAGGTCTATGCAGAGCATGGCGGCCAATAG
- the rimI gene encoding ribosomal protein S18-alanine N-acetyltransferase, with translation MSLIDNALASVTAQTPLPAGWRAERMTALDLAGVAAIEQAAFAFPWSRGNFEDSLKSGHLGIVLRDGGNEVAGYLILMPVVDEMHLLNVTVAPVWQRQGLGRWLLRLAVALTLAHGFGSLLLEVRPSNTGAITLYHRVGFAEIGRRKRYYPAENNTREDALVMRIVCEASGVEAA, from the coding sequence ATGAGCCTGATCGACAACGCACTGGCCAGCGTGACCGCGCAGACGCCGCTGCCCGCCGGCTGGCGTGCCGAGCGCATGACGGCGTTGGATCTGGCCGGCGTGGCCGCCATCGAGCAGGCCGCGTTTGCGTTTCCCTGGTCGCGCGGCAACTTCGAGGATTCGCTCAAGTCGGGTCACCTCGGCATCGTGCTGCGCGACGGTGGCAACGAGGTCGCGGGCTACCTGATTCTGATGCCAGTGGTTGACGAGATGCACTTGCTGAACGTGACGGTGGCCCCCGTCTGGCAGCGACAAGGGCTGGGGCGTTGGCTGTTGCGTCTGGCAGTGGCGCTGACGCTCGCGCATGGCTTTGGCAGCCTGCTGCTGGAAGTGCGGCCGTCCAATACCGGCGCGATTACGCTGTATCACCGCGTCGGATTTGCCGAGATCGGCCGCCGCAAACGCTATTACCCGGCCGAGAACAACACACGTGAAGACGCGCTCGTCATGCGCATCGTCTGCGAAGCGAGCGGGGTGGAGGCTGCATGA
- the tsaB gene encoding tRNA (adenosine(37)-N6)-threonylcarbamoyltransferase complex dimerization subunit type 1 TsaB: MPWILAFDTSTEFCSVALGDGTRTLFRHEHTGARSSSRVLPAAGELLAEAGIALADCAAIAFGAGPGSFTGLRTACGVAQGLAFGADLPVVPVNSLVACAEQTRTTLPAGMAVTVALDARMDECYWASFVPADAAQDASGWHALSAIQVSGPQTVIAPSQPYWLVGNAATVFGDQLTAATGATTVLPEVAPHAREIAALGLRLLAAGHTVRPEDAAPLYVRDKVALTIEERQAVQQAKAAAGLRA; encoded by the coding sequence ATGCCTTGGATTCTTGCTTTCGATACTTCCACCGAGTTCTGCTCCGTCGCCCTTGGTGACGGCACGCGCACGCTGTTCCGCCATGAGCACACCGGCGCGCGCTCCAGCAGCCGTGTGCTGCCGGCTGCCGGCGAATTGCTGGCCGAGGCCGGCATCGCTCTGGCCGATTGCGCCGCGATTGCCTTTGGCGCTGGGCCCGGCTCCTTCACTGGGCTGCGTACCGCCTGCGGTGTCGCACAGGGTCTGGCGTTTGGTGCTGATCTGCCGGTGGTGCCGGTCAACTCCCTGGTGGCATGCGCGGAGCAGACACGAACAACATTGCCAGCCGGCATGGCGGTGACGGTTGCGCTCGATGCGCGGATGGACGAGTGCTACTGGGCCAGCTTCGTCCCCGCCGATGCGGCACAGGATGCTTCGGGCTGGCATGCGCTCTCGGCCATTCAGGTGAGTGGCCCTCAGACCGTGATCGCACCGTCGCAGCCGTACTGGCTGGTCGGCAATGCCGCCACGGTATTCGGCGACCAACTGACCGCTGCGACTGGCGCGACCACCGTGCTGCCGGAGGTGGCACCGCATGCGCGCGAGATTGCCGCGCTTGGGTTGCGCCTGCTGGCTGCGGGTCACACGGTCCGCCCCGAGGATGCCGCGCCGCTGTATGTGCGCGACAAGGTCGCACTCACCATTGAAGAGCGTCAGGCCGTGCAGCAGGCCAAGGCCGCGGCAGGACTGCGCGCATGA
- a CDS encoding acyl-CoA-binding protein: MSDLQARFDQAQIDVKGLSERPANMTLLRLYALFKQGSEGDAHGDKPGFTDIVGRYKFEAWEGLKGTSQDDAKQKYIDLVEELKSGATT; the protein is encoded by the coding sequence ATGAGCGACCTACAAGCCCGTTTCGACCAAGCCCAGATCGACGTCAAGGGCCTCTCCGAGCGCCCCGCCAACATGACGCTGCTGCGTCTGTACGCCCTCTTCAAACAAGGCAGCGAAGGCGATGCGCACGGCGACAAACCGGGCTTCACCGACATCGTCGGCCGCTACAAGTTTGAAGCGTGGGAAGGCCTGAAGGGCACCTCGCAAGACGACGCCAAGCAGAAATACATCGACCTCGTCGAAGAACTGAAGAGCGGTGCGACGACCTGA
- a CDS encoding DHA2 family efflux MFS transporter permease subunit has translation MTTFTPTLEALRARYGERFKWLVLFTLMVGAVSSVISATIVNVAIPDLSRHFVLGQERAQWVSASFMVAMTLAMLLTPWLLLRFGLRRTFIGALLLLGLGGLAGGLSPNYEVMIAMRVVEGIAAGIMQPLPNILILRVFPEREQGKAFGLFGFGVVLAPAVGPSVGGFLVELFGWRSIFFVVVPFTLLGWVMARRFMALNSSMAGEPKPLDWRGLLLIGAATVSLLNGLVALHTDATHGVMLMAVAAACVAGFVFWQRRVESPLLDLRLFSYRQFAMGAVVAFIYGAGLYGSTYLVPVYMQVALAYAPSRAGLVLLPAGLVLAVTIILAGRLTNRIEPFRLVSFGLAALAVSFFLMATNTRATSYLLLIAIAVVGRIGLGFVLPSLSLGAMRGVDFTLIPQGSSAVNFLRQLGGAIGVSATGIFLQWRLASRGIETIHGAAVDPEARILAFDETFIFLGTLCALAVLAAWRMRRREVPSAISAA, from the coding sequence ATGACGACATTCACGCCCACCCTGGAAGCCCTGCGTGCCCGCTACGGCGAGCGCTTCAAGTGGCTAGTGTTGTTCACGCTGATGGTGGGCGCGGTGTCGTCCGTCATCTCGGCCACCATTGTCAACGTGGCGATTCCCGACCTGAGCCGGCACTTCGTGCTGGGGCAGGAGCGGGCACAGTGGGTGTCCGCCAGCTTCATGGTGGCGATGACGCTGGCGATGCTGCTCACGCCGTGGCTGCTGTTGCGCTTTGGCTTGCGGCGCACCTTCATCGGGGCATTGTTGCTGCTGGGGCTGGGTGGGTTGGCCGGAGGGCTGTCACCCAACTACGAGGTGATGATCGCCATGCGGGTGGTGGAGGGCATTGCCGCCGGCATCATGCAGCCGCTGCCCAATATCCTGATCTTGCGGGTGTTTCCCGAGCGTGAGCAGGGCAAGGCGTTCGGCCTGTTCGGTTTCGGCGTAGTGCTCGCGCCAGCGGTCGGCCCAAGCGTGGGTGGCTTTCTGGTGGAGCTGTTCGGCTGGCGCTCGATCTTTTTCGTGGTGGTGCCGTTCACGCTGCTGGGCTGGGTGATGGCGCGGCGCTTCATGGCGCTCAACTCGTCCATGGCGGGTGAGCCCAAGCCGCTCGACTGGCGCGGTCTGCTGCTGATCGGCGCGGCCACGGTATCGTTGCTCAACGGATTGGTGGCGCTGCATACCGATGCCACGCACGGCGTCATGCTGATGGCCGTGGCGGCGGCATGCGTGGCGGGCTTCGTGTTCTGGCAGCGGCGGGTGGAGTCGCCGTTGCTGGATCTGCGGCTGTTCAGCTACCGGCAGTTTGCGATGGGGGCGGTGGTCGCCTTCATCTATGGGGCGGGGCTGTACGGCTCGACGTATCTGGTGCCGGTGTATATGCAGGTGGCACTGGCCTATGCGCCGTCGCGTGCGGGGCTGGTCCTGTTGCCGGCCGGGTTGGTGCTGGCCGTGACCATCATTTTGGCGGGGCGCCTGACCAACCGTATCGAGCCGTTCCGGCTGGTGTCGTTTGGGTTGGCTGCGCTGGCAGTGTCCTTCTTCCTGATGGCTACCAACACCCGCGCGACGAGCTATTTGTTGCTGATTGCCATTGCTGTTGTTGGCCGAATCGGGCTGGGTTTCGTGCTGCCATCATTGAGTCTGGGCGCCATGCGCGGTGTGGATTTCACGCTGATCCCGCAGGGTTCCAGCGCCGTCAATTTTCTACGCCAGCTCGGCGGGGCGATTGGTGTGTCGGCCACGGGCATTTTCCTGCAATGGCGGCTCGCCTCGCGCGGCATCGAGACCATTCATGGTGCCGCGGTCGATCCGGAGGCACGCATTCTCGCCTTCGACGAGACCTTCATCTTCCTCGGCACGCTGTGCGCACTGGCGGTGCTGGCCGCGTGGCGCATGCGGCGGCGCGAGGTGCCATCCGCCATTTCCGCCGCGTAA
- a CDS encoding SRPBCC family protein, with amino-acid sequence MRFEHLVEVNDPLNPLIDALTLNQIWQGLVLRVREQTEFVESLDECNITAEGDGWVERELVFGKARIQDRVTLEPHKRVTYTTAATGEHAGGSLTMTIETNDANSTFIRFVYDTTLPNADETGDTRYSEIVKSAYRESDIDTVRRIREIAATGRLG; translated from the coding sequence TTGCGCTTTGAACACCTGGTGGAAGTCAACGATCCACTGAACCCCCTCATCGACGCACTTACCTTGAACCAGATCTGGCAGGGCCTGGTGCTGCGTGTGCGTGAACAGACCGAATTCGTCGAAAGCCTGGACGAATGCAACATCACCGCGGAAGGCGATGGCTGGGTCGAACGTGAACTCGTCTTCGGCAAGGCGCGTATTCAAGACCGCGTGACGCTGGAGCCGCACAAGCGCGTGACCTACACCACGGCTGCCACGGGCGAACACGCCGGCGGTTCGCTCACCATGACGATCGAAACGAACGACGCCAACAGCACGTTCATCCGCTTCGTCTACGACACCACGCTGCCCAATGCGGACGAGACGGGCGACACGCGCTACTCAGAGATCGTCAAATCCGCCTACCGTGAATCCGATATCGACACCGTGCGCCGCATCCGCGAGATCGCTGCTACCGGCCGCCTAGGCTGA